The stretch of DNA CGGTGGCCCTCAATCTAGCAAGCAGCAACCTGGCAAATGGAATGGGTCATCCAATGCGCCGTTCCGCGATGGCAAAGGAAGTCTCTATGACGGCGGTGTCCACGTACCCTTCATTGCGTCGTGGCCGCGGCGAATCGAAAAAGGGACCGTGTATAACCAGCCAGTGATTTCGCTCGACATCGCTGCGACGGCTGTTGCGCTCGCAAGCGACCGCCTTACGGCAATGGAAAACATGGAAGGCGTTAATCTGATTCCTCGGTTAACGGGCGACGACAACGCAAGCTCTCGTGAGTTCCTTTACTGGCGAGAAAGCGGTGTCCGCTGGTCCATTTTGAATGCCAACCGAACCAAGCACGTTCTAGAATCGCCTAACGGAAAGCCAGAGATGTTCCATCTGCCTGCCGATCGATCAGAGCAAAACGATCGAGCTGATGTCGAAAAGGAACTGGCGCTTCAACTGCATGAGCAATGGTTAGCGTGGAACAAGTTGAATGTGGACAGTCGCATAGAGAGCTACAGGAAGTACCACGAGGTACGCGATCAATTCTTCCTCGATTCGATTCCTGAAAAGGCCAAAGAACAAGGCTATTCGCCAACGCCAATACGAACGTTGAAGTAGTGGTTGGTCGCGACGGGTGCATCGAAGCAACGGCAAAAAACCTGCCTTGGACTCGCTTAAGGCACCGTTACCGGTTGCGGCTGATTTTGAGTGTCTTGTGAGATACTGACATGCGTTTGATTAACGATTTGCCGGACAAATTGTGGCCGATTTGTCGTGATGGAGTCCACGCTGAATTCCACCGCCAACACGACGTCTTTTGAATCGTCCACCGTCCAGACGTGGAATTCGAACCCGGATTCTTTGATGTCATCAACCAATGATCGGCTGAGCGCGCCGACATTGAACTGGGACCCAAGGCCAGTCGCGTGTGACCTGCTAAGCGTGTCAAGCAGCACGTGCGTGGTTGGGCGAAAGTCCAGTTCGTCGTCGTCTCGTTTGAAGCTAGTCAGCCAATTGGCTTTGTATTGCGGCATCATTTCTCGCGTCGCTTTCACAACCTCCTCATCGAAAGAGATGATCACAATCTGCTCGGATGCAAGATTGCTTCGTTCTAGCTCGGATTTCAGAGAGGGAACAATCTCAACGCCGCATTTTATTTCGACGAAGATTCGCTTCCCCTTAGGAACCGTCGCCATGACATCTGCCAAAGTGGGGATGCGTTCTCGCCAGAATTCTTTCGCTTTCCAGCTACCGACGTCCAGCGATTGAAGCTGTGAGAGTGTGGATTGCGAAACATTCAATGAAGGTGATTGTGGGCAGACACGTTCCGTTGTCTTGTCATGAATGCAGACGATGTGGTGATCCGCTGTCAGATAAAAGTCGCCCTCGATCGCATCAGCCCCTTCTTCCCAAGCGAGTTCAAATGCCGCGAGTGTGTTCTCGGGAGCTGCATGAGACGCACCGCGGTGAGCGACGATGTCCTGCGAGTGAACTTGACCCGTCATCGCGACGACGCAACCGACGATCACCGACGTTAAGTTTTTCATAGTGATGGATGCAACGCCGCAGGCTGAGTACCAAAAGAAAACGTCAGCTATAGCGACGTAAGATCGCTGCCGTTCGAAGACGATAGCAAGAATAATCGCTCTTAGGGTTGCGTACCATCACGTCACGGAACGTTGGATTGCGTTCTTAGCAAATAGCACGCGTTGGCAGCGTAGTGGTTGGCAGCATAGTGGACGTCGCATTGAAGCGAAGTTCTTGGCGGCAACTGAGGTTAGCAATCGCTATCCGTACAGTCTCATGTTCACCGGTGCGGCAGTAGAAGCATACCGCTAGCCAACCACTGAAATATATCGGCTATGAAATGGGGCCAAGGTTCGCACTCGTCGCGAATCAACCACTAGACACCTCGAGCTGAAAAGCCAGGATGAGTGGTGGCCTTGGGTGGTAGTTCCCGACCACATTCGACGGTCCTGACGATCTCGTCAGCAGTGAACCCGCGCGCCGACAAATCCAGCTTCAATTCGGTGTCGTTTCGATTGCACATAACCTTCGTGATAGCTTCTGATATCGCTACCACGATCTGCCAAATGAGCGCTCCCATGATGGCTGCGATGGGAATGCCAAACGGCGTCATGAAAACTTGCCAGGGAAATTCTGCGAAGATCATTTCTCGGTTCAGTAGTTGGAGGAACGGACTAAATGGAGCTTGAACGACAGTTTAAGAATGCTGGCATGTTCTGAGTTAGAAGCAGACTTCTCGGAGTGATTCGGTTG from Rubripirellula amarantea encodes:
- a CDS encoding glycerophosphodiester phosphodiesterase, with product MKNLTSVIVGCVVAMTGQVHSQDIVAHRGASHAAPENTLAAFELAWEEGADAIEGDFYLTADHHIVCIHDKTTERVCPQSPSLNVSQSTLSQLQSLDVGSWKAKEFWRERIPTLADVMATVPKGKRIFVEIKCGVEIVPSLKSELERSNLASEQIVIISFDEEVVKATREMMPQYKANWLTSFKRDDDELDFRPTTHVLLDTLSRSHATGLGSQFNVGALSRSLVDDIKESGFEFHVWTVDDSKDVVLAVEFSVDSITTNRPQFVRQIVNQTHVSISQDTQNQPQPVTVP